Proteins encoded by one window of Thermobaculum terrenum ATCC BAA-798:
- a CDS encoding bifunctional homocysteine S-methyltransferase/methylenetetrahydrofolate reductase, translated as MKDPFVERLEKGPILSDGAIGTQLYERGVPYGKSFDELNIVDPSLVSGVHIDYLRAGAEIITTNTFGANRIRLKEFGLEKKVRDINLRGVKIAREAREIVGVPAFIAGSVGPIGRPATEYNSLTDRVIGDTFREQIEALLEGGADVIMFETFSELEELLIAIEVAKEVCELPIIAQMSFGEDELTHGGDTPEDFVRALKDSDVDVIGVNCSVGPQGTLDVVMRLIAAGAHRVSAQPNAGLPSRRGQHFVYISTPEYFAEYAKKFVSAGAVIVGGCCGTTPAHISAMAAAIKDGNRATTVTVNIEQKSPHITAIPSGEPEPTKLAQAIKRGEFIVSVEVDPPKGLSARKTLEGAKMLAEKGVKWINIGDSPMARVRMSCIALAKLIQETTPIEAIIHFTTRDRNVMAIQSDLIGAHAMGIRNVIALTGDPPSLGDYPDATGVWDIDSVGLIKALSRMNEGFDLAGKQIGAKAGFCIAAAVDPTAKDIEFQIDRMWQKIEAGAHLIMSQPLYDVEDLQKFLDRVGNIPVPFILGVLPLQSYKHAEFMHNEVPGIYVPEHILDAMRRAGSNGLQEGVRLAQELVHQAQHLVQGIYLMPSFGRYDVCAQVFEALDIDKRPTASNSSEAQAANK; from the coding sequence ATGAAAGATCCTTTTGTAGAGCGACTAGAAAAAGGTCCAATACTTTCGGATGGAGCTATCGGTACGCAGCTCTACGAGAGGGGTGTACCTTACGGTAAATCCTTTGATGAACTCAATATAGTGGATCCAAGCCTTGTTAGTGGTGTACATATAGATTATCTAAGGGCTGGAGCAGAGATCATAACCACTAACACCTTTGGAGCTAATAGAATCAGGCTAAAGGAATTCGGGCTAGAGAAAAAAGTCAGGGATATAAACCTAAGAGGAGTAAAGATAGCTAGAGAGGCCCGTGAGATAGTCGGAGTACCAGCATTCATTGCGGGTTCGGTGGGCCCAATAGGCAGGCCCGCAACCGAATACAATTCTCTGACAGACAGGGTAATTGGCGATACTTTCCGTGAGCAGATAGAGGCACTCCTTGAAGGGGGTGCTGATGTCATAATGTTCGAGACCTTCTCAGAGCTTGAAGAGCTATTGATTGCAATAGAAGTTGCAAAGGAAGTATGTGAGCTACCAATCATAGCTCAGATGTCTTTTGGTGAAGACGAACTCACTCACGGCGGTGATACCCCCGAGGATTTCGTCAGGGCGTTGAAAGATTCAGATGTAGATGTAATTGGTGTCAACTGCTCAGTCGGGCCACAAGGCACGCTAGACGTTGTAATGAGATTAATCGCTGCAGGAGCACATAGAGTATCAGCTCAGCCTAATGCTGGGTTACCATCTCGTAGAGGTCAACACTTCGTATACATAAGTACTCCAGAATATTTTGCGGAATATGCAAAGAAATTTGTTTCAGCTGGTGCGGTAATCGTAGGTGGTTGCTGTGGTACTACGCCTGCGCATATATCTGCCATGGCTGCAGCAATCAAGGATGGTAATCGTGCTACTACAGTCACCGTTAACATTGAACAGAAGTCCCCGCATATAACTGCAATACCCTCTGGAGAGCCGGAACCTACCAAGCTTGCACAGGCAATCAAGAGGGGTGAGTTCATAGTTAGCGTTGAGGTAGATCCTCCAAAGGGGTTAAGTGCTCGCAAAACTCTTGAAGGGGCGAAAATGTTGGCCGAGAAGGGGGTCAAGTGGATCAATATTGGCGACAGCCCGATGGCGAGGGTCAGAATGAGTTGTATAGCACTAGCCAAGCTTATTCAAGAAACCACTCCCATCGAGGCGATAATACATTTCACTACCCGAGACAGGAACGTCATGGCCATACAGAGCGATCTCATAGGCGCTCATGCTATGGGCATAAGGAATGTCATAGCCCTTACAGGTGACCCCCCTAGTCTCGGCGACTATCCAGATGCAACAGGTGTTTGGGACATAGATTCTGTTGGATTAATTAAAGCTCTTTCTAGAATGAACGAAGGATTTGATCTGGCAGGCAAGCAGATAGGAGCTAAAGCTGGCTTCTGTATAGCAGCTGCAGTTGATCCGACAGCCAAGGACATCGAGTTCCAAATCGATAGGATGTGGCAAAAGATAGAGGCTGGTGCTCACCTCATTATGAGCCAACCTCTATATGATGTAGAGGATCTTCAAAAGTTCCTTGATAGAGTGGGTAATATCCCGGTTCCTTTCATACTTGGTGTGCTACCATTGCAAAGCTATAAGCACGCGGAGTTTATGCATAACGAGGTACCGGGAATATATGTACCTGAGCATATACTTGATGCTATGAGGCGTGCCGGCTCCAATGGGCTACAGGAGGGAGTACGTCTCGCACAGGAGTTGGTTCATCAGGCACAGCATCTCGTACAAGGCATTTACCTCATGCCATCTTTTGGTAGATACGATGTATGTGCACAGGTCTTTGAAGCGCTGGATATAGACAAGCGTCCAACTGCTAGCAATAGTTCTGAAGCTCAAGCAGCAAATAAGTGA
- the metE gene encoding 5-methyltetrahydropteroyltriglutamate--homocysteine S-methyltransferase produces MALATIHGYPRIGKNRELKKALESYWAGKISKEDLLKTAKEIQVNNWQTQKSVGIDLIPSGDFSLYDHVLDTTALLGTIPPRFRHDTQSVDLDTYFAMARGRSGDKAANAMDMTKWFDTNYHYIVPELYPDQEFKLSSSKFYDDFQLAKDIGISTKPVLVGPATYLLLSRSEGGHFNPLLTLSDKITPIYIEVINQLANLGAEWIQLDEPVLVEDRTQEELDAIRRIYDRIASNTSIQIILSTYFGHLGDSYQQVVNLPVSAIGLDLVRGHQNLEYIRKLGFPQDKYLVAGVVDGRNVWTTDLHAKLEQLEFLATEVGSDKLMVSSSCSLLHVPIDVNLETHIDDELKSWLAFAEQKLEEIVLLRDGINLGRDAIKDKLEANAEVIQKRNASIRRFNPEVREKITSIKESDYTRYPDYKSRIETQRNTLPLPLLPTTTIGSFPQIPELRQIRRKFENGDISQQEYEGYLENKIRELIELQEDLGLDVFVHGEYERNDMVQYFGEQLDGFAFTRHGWVQSYGSRYVRPPIIYGDVNRPAPMTVRWITFAQSLTEKPVKGMLTGPVTILNWSFVRDDQPRSETCLQIARAIREEVLDLESAGIKIIQIDEPAIREGLPLRKSEWKEYLDWAVKCFRYSSSGVRPETQIHTHMCYSEFGDIIEAISDMDADVLYIENARSDLEMLEVFRQHGYDKGVGPGVYDVHSPRVPTVEEMADNIRATLTVLRPEQVWVNPDCGLKTRRPEEATPSLRNMVQAANQVREEMLSRIS; encoded by the coding sequence ATGGCTCTAGCTACGATACACGGTTATCCAAGGATTGGTAAGAACAGAGAGTTAAAGAAGGCACTGGAATCTTATTGGGCTGGCAAGATATCCAAAGAAGATCTGTTGAAAACAGCCAAGGAGATTCAAGTAAATAACTGGCAGACTCAGAAGTCTGTAGGTATAGACCTGATACCTTCCGGAGATTTCTCCCTCTACGACCATGTACTCGATACTACAGCTCTGCTTGGGACTATTCCTCCCAGATTTAGACATGATACCCAAAGCGTCGATTTAGATACCTACTTTGCTATGGCTAGGGGTAGATCTGGGGACAAAGCTGCAAATGCTATGGATATGACCAAGTGGTTCGACACTAATTACCATTACATAGTCCCTGAACTTTATCCCGATCAGGAATTCAAATTATCATCCAGTAAGTTTTATGACGACTTCCAGCTTGCCAAGGATATAGGTATCAGCACAAAACCTGTGTTAGTTGGCCCAGCAACATATCTGCTACTGAGCAGGTCTGAAGGAGGACATTTTAATCCCTTACTCACTCTTTCTGACAAGATAACGCCTATCTACATAGAAGTTATCAACCAGCTGGCAAATCTTGGAGCAGAGTGGATTCAACTCGATGAGCCTGTACTCGTAGAGGACCGTACCCAGGAAGAGCTAGATGCGATACGCAGGATATATGACCGAATAGCTTCGAATACAAGCATCCAAATAATACTTTCTACATACTTCGGTCATTTAGGTGATTCCTATCAGCAAGTAGTAAATCTACCAGTTAGCGCAATCGGGCTGGATTTGGTCAGGGGTCATCAGAATCTTGAATATATTCGCAAGTTGGGATTTCCCCAGGATAAGTATCTCGTTGCTGGGGTGGTGGATGGCAGAAATGTTTGGACTACGGACCTGCATGCAAAATTAGAGCAGCTTGAATTCCTCGCTACCGAGGTTGGAAGTGACAAGCTTATGGTGTCTTCCAGCTGCTCGCTCCTACATGTACCTATCGACGTCAATTTGGAGACTCACATCGACGATGAACTCAAATCCTGGCTTGCTTTTGCTGAGCAGAAGCTCGAAGAGATAGTGCTTCTACGAGATGGAATCAACCTTGGTAGAGATGCTATAAAGGACAAGCTAGAGGCAAATGCTGAGGTCATCCAAAAGAGGAATGCATCCATAAGAAGATTCAATCCAGAGGTGAGAGAGAAGATCACATCTATAAAGGAATCTGATTACACTCGATATCCTGATTATAAATCCAGGATAGAAACGCAGAGAAACACTTTACCGCTACCATTACTACCCACTACGACCATAGGCTCGTTCCCTCAAATTCCTGAACTAAGACAGATAAGGAGAAAATTCGAGAACGGTGATATCTCTCAACAGGAGTATGAGGGATATCTCGAGAACAAGATCAGGGAGCTCATAGAGCTGCAGGAAGATCTGGGCCTAGATGTATTCGTACATGGAGAGTACGAGAGAAACGATATGGTCCAGTACTTCGGAGAGCAGCTTGATGGTTTTGCTTTTACACGTCACGGATGGGTACAGAGCTACGGGTCAAGGTACGTTAGGCCTCCTATTATCTATGGGGATGTCAACAGGCCAGCACCCATGACGGTAAGATGGATAACATTCGCCCAATCTCTGACGGAAAAGCCTGTCAAAGGTATGCTTACCGGACCTGTCACAATTCTCAACTGGTCCTTCGTACGCGATGATCAGCCAAGATCCGAAACCTGCCTGCAGATAGCTAGAGCTATCAGAGAGGAAGTACTGGATCTGGAATCAGCAGGTATCAAGATCATTCAGATAGACGAACCAGCGATTAGAGAGGGGCTACCACTCAGGAAGTCGGAATGGAAAGAATATCTAGATTGGGCAGTCAAATGCTTTAGATATTCATCTTCCGGGGTGAGGCCGGAGACTCAGATTCACACTCATATGTGTTACAGCGAATTCGGAGACATAATAGAAGCCATATCCGATATGGACGCTGACGTGCTCTACATAGAGAACGCCCGCTCAGATCTGGAAATGCTGGAGGTGTTCAGGCAGCACGGTTACGATAAAGGTGTTGGGCCAGGGGTATATGACGTGCACTCCCCCAGAGTGCCAACAGTTGAAGAGATGGCAGACAACATCAGGGCAACCCTTACTGTCCTTAGACCCGAGCAGGTCTGGGTCAACCCAGACTGTGGTTTGAAGACTAGGAGGCCGGAAGAAGCAACACCTTCATTAAGAAATATGGTGCAAGCAGCCAACCAAGTAAGAGAAGAAATGCTGAGCCGCATCTCCTAG